The Mycolicibacterium doricum genome includes a region encoding these proteins:
- a CDS encoding enoyl-CoA hydratase family protein — MSELVRYTVDGNVARLTLDSPHNRNALSTALVEQLHGGLRKAREDAGVRTVVLGHTGGTFCAGADLREAAGREPGEVAVDRARELTGTLRAVLESPVPVIAAIDGHVRAGGLGLVGACDIVVAGTGSTFALTEARIGVAPSIISMTLLPKMTPRAAGRYFLTGEKFGAQEAERIGLVTVATDDVEPTVAELAAQIGRGSPQGLAASKALTTAALLRAFDRDAAALTEQSAALFVSEEAREGMLAFLEKRPPRWAG; from the coding sequence ATGTCCGAGCTGGTGCGCTACACCGTCGACGGCAACGTCGCCCGGCTGACGCTCGACTCTCCGCACAACCGCAACGCGCTGTCGACGGCGCTGGTCGAACAGCTCCACGGCGGTCTTCGCAAGGCTCGCGAAGACGCCGGGGTGCGGACCGTCGTCCTCGGTCACACCGGGGGCACGTTCTGCGCGGGCGCCGATCTGCGCGAGGCCGCCGGACGCGAACCGGGTGAGGTCGCAGTGGACCGGGCGCGGGAACTGACCGGCACGCTGCGGGCGGTCCTCGAGTCGCCGGTGCCGGTGATCGCGGCGATCGACGGGCATGTGCGCGCGGGCGGGCTCGGCCTCGTCGGTGCCTGCGACATCGTGGTGGCCGGCACGGGCAGCACCTTCGCGCTGACCGAGGCCCGCATCGGCGTCGCGCCGTCGATCATCTCGATGACGTTGCTACCGAAGATGACACCGCGGGCCGCCGGCCGGTACTTCCTCACCGGCGAGAAGTTCGGCGCGCAGGAGGCCGAGCGCATCGGGTTGGTCACCGTGGCGACCGACGACGTCGAGCCCACGGTCGCGGAGTTGGCCGCACAGATCGGCCGGGGATCGCCGCAGGGCCTGGCGGCGTCCAAGGCGTTGACGACGGCGGCGTTGCTGCGCGCGTTCGACCGCGACGCCGCGGCGCTGACCGAACAGTCCGCCGCGCTGTTCGTCTCCGAGGAAGCACGCGAGGGCATGCTGGCGTTCCTGGAGAAGCGGCCCCCAAGGTGGGCTGGCTGA